CCTGATGCCGCAGCAGAATCAGCTTTGATAAAATACATACTCAATACGTGAGAATTTCCTAAGCTGTCGTAAATAGTCAAGGAAGTAGGATTATTATATGAGCTACTAAGCGGTGTTGCGCCACCAGTCCAGTCAACTGCTGGAGCTGTACTTTGCGAGTTCAAATTAACCCCGGTGGTCACTTTACTGCTTGCCTGAGGACTTATATTTGCTGTATTTATCTGTAATTTCCCTGATGTTCCAGTAATATTTCCTTTTCCATCCGTAAGTAGCCCAGTAAGATATTGTCCATTAGCATTGGTAATATAATTTTGGTTGTCCAAACTAAACTGACCAGCACGTGTATAGACTGTCCCGCCTCCTGGATTCTCCAAAATAAAAAATCCAGAACCATTCACTGCCAAATCCAGACTGTTTGTACTATTGGTCAAATTTCCTGATGCAAACTGTTGTTGAACCGAGGTTAACATCACCCCACCACCGATTGATGTACTGCCTGCACCAAAGCTACCGTAACCACCAAATGAGTAAATATCACCAAAATCTGCGCGCGATCCTTTAAATCCTACTGTAGAAGAGTTTGCGATATTATTTCCTATAACGTCCAAATTACTTGTTGCTGCCTGAAGTCCACTTAGCGCTGCGTCAAAAATCATTTTAGCCTCCTGCTTTAAACTGATATTTGTCTTACCTGATCCAATGATATTGGTCCAACTCCTGCAACATTTAATTTTAAGCCTTCACCATTTTGCCCAAGGCTTACACTATCAACATTTGCAGAGGTCATTGTTTTTAAAGACACCTCTTTCCCTCCATAAACTGCATGGACATCTACCTTATATTTACCTTCTTTCACGCGATTATTGTCTCCGCCGGTGCCATCCCAGCTGAATTGAAAAAATCCAGGTGTAGGTTGGCCCAAGGGAATTGTCTTTATAAGCTCTCCAGTTTCTGAGTAAATAGAGGCACTCAAATTACTGAGTCCTGGTGGGATATCCACTGCTGCCTTTGAATCACCCTCTGCACCCAATTGAAGAGTATT
This sequence is a window from Legionella cherrii. Protein-coding genes within it:
- a CDS encoding flagellar hook assembly protein FlgD → MTTNSVNGTNTSNLPYNQIDSSAKNSLGQQDFLRLMVAQIQNQDPMQPQVNGEFLSQLAQFSTNDGVAKMQESLQQMATSLQSNQALQASALVGRKVLVNSNTLQLGAEGDSKAAVDIPPGLSNLSASIYSETGELIKTIPLGQPTPGFFQFSWDGTGGDNNRVKEGKYKVDVHAVYGGKEVSLKTMTSANVDSVSLGQNGEGLKLNVAGVGPISLDQVRQISV